In Desulfoferula mesophila, the genomic window CGAGTCGTCGCAGTACACCGCTCGGGGGCCCACCCGCACCTGCTCCGCGCCCGCCTGGACCATGAGGGGGTAGAGCCGCCGCCCGATGAGCGAGTCGCCCCCCAGGGCGGCCTGGGCGTCGATGAGACATTGCCAGGCCCGGCGGGCCAGAGCGCCGTCGGGGTGGAAATAGCAGGAGCCGTGGTCGCCCTCGATGACCGTGACGCTGCCGCCGGGCTTGACCAGGCGCATCAGCCCGGCCAGGGCCTCCACCGGGCGGGTGAGGTGCTCCAGCACGAAACACACGAACAGGTGGTCGAAACTGGCCGGAGCGAAGGGGGCGTCGTAGAGATCGCCGCGCACGAACTCCAGGTTTTCCCAGCCGCGCTCGGCGGCCTGGGCCTCGGCCTGGGCCAGGGATTCGGACGAGATGTCCAGGCAGGTGAAGCGGGCCTCCGGGCTGCCCTCCACCAGAAAGCGGGTCTGGGAGCCCACCCCGCAGCCCGCCTCCAACACCTTGGCCCCGGCCGGATAGCGGGTGCCCTCGTGCAGAAGCTCGGCCAGGGTGCCCGCCTGGTCGCCCAGGCGCCGGGCCTCGCGGGTGGTGTAGCCGTGTACGTAGGGATCGGACATACCTTATCCTCGCGACTTGAATAATGGCACCAAGCCCACCCGCCTAGCGTAGGCCCGGTACTCATCGCCGAACTGGTGACGCAAACGGACCTCCTCGTGCCAGGTGCCCAGAGCGATATAGGCGGTGAGGATCAGGGAAATGACCACGTCCGGCCAGCCGTGTAGGCCCCGGAACCA contains:
- a CDS encoding methyltransferase domain-containing protein — encoded protein: MSDPYVHGYTTREARRLGDQAGTLAELLHEGTRYPAGAKVLEAGCGVGSQTRFLVEGSPEARFTCLDISSESLAQAEAQAAERGWENLEFVRGDLYDAPFAPASFDHLFVCFVLEHLTRPVEALAGLMRLVKPGGSVTVIEGDHGSCYFHPDGALARRAWQCLIDAQAALGGDSLIGRRLYPLMVQAGAEQVRVGPRAVYCDDSRPAWVEGFVRRTIIPMVEGVREAALAEGMMSPEEWAEGIAQLHQTATAQGSFLYTFFKGVGVAPAA